The uncultured Dysgonomonas sp. genome contains the following window.
TATCAGCATACCAAACAAGAACAATGCCGCTACCTGAAATACACGGCCTTGGCATGTCCACCACAGGAAGCTATACAATTGGCTGTTGACAACGCCTGTAACCATATCCATAAAATTACCGCTCCTCATTACAGTCAGGGTTTGCAGATAGAAAGGAACATGTGGCTGCGCCTCGAGAGGTAATTCGGCATTGAACAGGTAAAAAATGACTTTGCCCCATTGCAGTGGCATTAAGAAAAAGAAAACAGCCAGAATTAACACTGTTCTATCTGCTAGCTTTGTGGTTATAATTAGTAAAAAACCAAGCATGGAAAACAGAATGAGGACATCCCCCGTATAAAATATAGAATTAATTACTCCCCAACCAAAAAGAAGTACCAACCGCCATGCAAACCTTCCCCTGAAGTCTTTCCCTTTCTGCAATTGATTATCATTCTGGATGAAAAAACTCAACCCGAAAAGCAGGGCGAATATTGCATAAGCCTTTCCTGCAAAGAGAAAAGGTATGGAGTTATTGAAAACAGAATCGGAAAATAATAACAACCGGTTTTCGACTGCCGGATAATCAAAAAGATTAAATTGTTCGAGGCTATGCATCATCAGAATCCCCAGAATGGCAAACCCTCTCAATGCATCAACAACATTGATACGTGCTGTAGTATTTTTCATTATTATTGGGCTTTATATAGAAATAAAGTACAAAACTATTATAATTATTTAGAAACACAGCCTTTCCCCATTATTATATTAATAGAAGTCCATCTATCTAATGATAAAATGATAAAGCGGAAAATCGTATATTTGCACTTTAAATAAATTGAATAATGTATGGCAGAATCCATATTTGAATACAAATTGAAGGTGCGCGACTACGAATGCGATGCACAAGGCATAGTAAATAATGCCAATTACCAGCATTATTACGAAGTAGTGCGTCACGAATTCCTGGAACAACACGGATTGAATTTCTATGAATTACATGAGCAAGGT
Protein-coding sequences here:
- a CDS encoding DUF418 domain-containing protein yields the protein MKNTTARINVVDALRGFAILGILMMHSLEQFNLFDYPAVENRLLLFSDSVFNNSIPFLFAGKAYAIFALLFGLSFFIQNDNQLQKGKDFRGRFAWRLVLLFGWGVINSIFYTGDVLILFSMLGFLLIITTKLADRTVLILAVFFFLMPLQWGKVIFYLFNAELPLEAQPHVPFYLQTLTVMRSGNFMDMVTGVVNSQLYSFLWWTCQGRVFQVAALFLFGMLIGRRGLFADTEKNIRFWGKTLMISIVCYFPLAGLIPIMNTFVENPNVQHQLSIVLGCYSSFAFLCILISLFVLFYYKSTFRKWLSKLEPYGKMSLTMYISQSVIGGFIFYNWGLGLAKELSVTFSILVGLGIFAIQYTFAYFWLKKHRHGPLEYIWKKATWIGAKK